From one Lycium ferocissimum isolate CSIRO_LF1 chromosome 7, AGI_CSIRO_Lferr_CH_V1, whole genome shotgun sequence genomic stretch:
- the LOC132065323 gene encoding uncharacterized protein LOC132065323 isoform X2, whose product MISILTQERLLGAALGSVLTGVVVLEQRKSIYKSISENQSRFSSHSQTTVLMPKKESGIEFAHLWNKAVDQALGPVIKSLGTRGW is encoded by the exons GAGCGTCTTCTTGGCGCTGCTTTAGGTAGCGTATTAACAGGCGTTGTGGTTTTAGAACAACGTAAAAGCATATATAAAAGCATATCCGAGAATCAATCTCGATTTTCTTCTCATTCTCAG ACAACAGTGCTCATGCCAAAAAAGGAGTCTGGTATAGAGTTTGCACACCTATGGAACAAAGCTGTGGATCAGGCATTAGGGCCTGTCATCAAGTCTCTTGGCACGCGTGGATGGTAA
- the LOC132062898 gene encoding uncharacterized protein LOC132062898, with protein MASCLFFLAIFCLPFIVKAQERSPHGLAYESPVAFSPEAYSFFHPETQKQNSTTTESLCDNNNSTSESSGCSRFPTASSLQSNLAQESLSKPHEDGDKRMGAGGMVGIALGFGFVIVLACGVYYAVIARKRNESKGVPVQLNV; from the coding sequence ATGGCTTCTTGTCTGTTCTTTCTTGCTATTTTTTGCCTACCCTTTATTGTTAAAGCTCAAGAAAGGTCTCCTCATGGCCTTGCTTATGAAAGCCCTGTTGCATTTTCACCAGAAGCATACTCTTTTTTTCACCCTGAGACTCAAAAACAGAACAGTACTACTACTGAAAGTTTAtgtgataataataatagtacaTCAGAATCATCAGGCTGTTCAAGATTTCCTACAGCATCAAGTTTGCAGTCTAATTTAGCACAAGAAAGTTTGTCGAAGCCCCATGAGGATGGCGATAAGCGAATGGGAGCTGGTGGGATGGTTGGGATCGCTCTCGGCTTTGGGTTTGTTATTGTGTTGGCTTGTGGCGTTTACTATGCAGTGATTGCACGAAAACGCAACGAGAGCAAAGGCGTTCCTGTCCAGCTCAATGTCTGA
- the LOC132065323 gene encoding uncharacterized protein LOC132065323 isoform X1: protein MISILTQERLLGAALGSVLTGVVVLEQRKSIYKSISENQSRFSSHSQTTVLMPKKESGIEFAHLWNKAVDQALGPVIKSLGTRGW from the exons ATGATCAGCATCCTTACTCAG GAGCGTCTTCTTGGCGCTGCTTTAGGTAGCGTATTAACAGGCGTTGTGGTTTTAGAACAACGTAAAAGCATATATAAAAGCATATCCGAGAATCAATCTCGATTTTCTTCTCATTCTCAG ACAACAGTGCTCATGCCAAAAAAGGAGTCTGGTATAGAGTTTGCACACCTATGGAACAAAGCTGTGGATCAGGCATTAGGGCCTGTCATCAAGTCTCTTGGCACGCGTGGATGGTAA